Proteins encoded together in one Hevea brasiliensis isolate MT/VB/25A 57/8 chromosome 16, ASM3005281v1, whole genome shotgun sequence window:
- the LOC110655297 gene encoding uncharacterized protein LOC110655297: MSLACLVCHSVESPSHSFRSYSVSSSDNKGRCSAIANCITRKLSLPPPRATIASTSKVTPQPTNTSHEMTGPPRLVRSRAVRRDLVRDWNFDGVVMEH, translated from the coding sequence ATGAGCCTAGCATGTCTTGTATGCCATAGCGTTGAAAGTCCATCACACTCTTTTAGAAGCTATTCAGTCTCAAGCTCTGATAATAAAGGAAGGTGTTCTGCCATTGCAAACTGCATAACCAGGAAGTTATCTCTTCCTCCTCCAAGAGCAACCATTGCATCAACATCCAAAGTGACCCCACAACCAACCAATACAAGTCATGAAATGACAGGACCCCCAAGACTAGTCCGAAGCCGTGCTGTGAGAAGGGATTTGGTGAGAGATTGGAATTTTGATGGGGTAGTGATGGAGCATTAG
- the LOC110655371 gene encoding LOW QUALITY PROTEIN: hevamine-A-like (The sequence of the model RefSeq protein was modified relative to this genomic sequence to represent the inferred CDS: inserted 1 base in 1 codon), giving the protein MAFMADLQRALQKLSILTLVLLVLAAGSDAGGIAIYWGQNGNEGTLAETCATGNYDYVNIAFPSSFGNGQTPTINHAGHCSPDSNGCTGLSSDIKSCQSKDVKVILSIGGGAGSYSLASVDDARRVATYLWNNFLGGKSSSRPLGPAVLDGIDFDIEGGAYLYWDDLARYLSAYSKKGKKVYLTVAPQCPFPDYWVGNALKTGLFDYFWVQFYNNPPCQYSSGDVTNPEDAWKQWSSDIPANKIFLGLPASPETAGSGFIPVPDLTSNMLPAIKGSAKYGGVMLWXQYYDDQSGYSSSIKSHV; this is encoded by the exons ATGGCTTTTATGGCTGAT CTTCAAAGGGCTCTCCAAAAATTGTCAATTCTCACACTAGTATTGCTAGTGCTAGCAGCAGGTTCTGATGCTGGTGGAATAGCTATCTACTGGGGTCAGAATGGAAATGAGGGGACCTTGGCAGAGACTTGTGCCACAGGTAACTATGATTATGTGAACATAGCTTTTCCGTCATCTTTTGGCAATGGTCAGACTCCCACAATAAACCATGCTGGTCATTGCAGTCCGGACAGTAATGGCTGCACAGGGTTGAGTTCTGATATAAAATCATGTCAGTCCAAAGATGTTAAAGTGATACTTTCTATTGGAGGAGGTGCCGGCAGTTACTCTCTAGCCTCTGTTGATGATGCTAGGCGAGTTGCGACGTACCTCTGGAACAACTTTTTGGGTGGAAAATCTTCATCTCGTCCTCTTGGCCCTGCTGTTCTTGATGGAATTGACTTTGACATTGAAGGAGGAGCATACCTGTACTGGGATGATCTTGCAAGGTACCTTTCAGCATATagcaaaaaaggaaagaaagtgtaCTTGACTGTAGCTCCTCAGTGTCCATTCCCTGATTATTGGGTAGGAAATGCACTGAAGACTGGTCTTTTTGATTATTTTTGGGTTCAATTCTACAACAATCCTCCTTGCCAATACTCCTCTGGTGATGTTACTAATCCTGAAGATGCTTGGAAGCAATGGAGTTCAGACATTCCAGCCAACAAGATTTTCTTGGGTTTACCTGCATCTCCTGAAACAGCAGGAAGTGGCTTCATTCCTGTACCTGATCTAACTTCCAATATGCTTCCAGCAATCAAGGGATCTGCTAAGTATGGAGGAGTGATGCTAT TCCAGTACTACGACGACCAAAGTGGATATAGCTCTTCCATCAAGAGCCACGTCTAG
- the LOC110655295 gene encoding probable arabinosyltransferase ARAD1: MPPKSTVAATSTATKITTLPCSIASLFLTFILVSLITLSLFLLFSNPSPSFSNPENTLQASQDPLKVYLADLPRSLNYDLLDQYWSSSVPDSRISSDPDHLQIHRHKNSKFPPYPENPLIKQYSAEYWITGDLMTPENLRTQSFAKRVVDVNQADVVFVPFFATLSAEIELGKGKGTFRKKEGNEDYKRQKEVIEFVKNSDAWKRSGGRDHVFVLTDPVAMWHVRAEIAPAILLVVDFGGWYRLDSKSSNGSSSDMIQHTQVSLVKDIIVPYTHLLPRLHLSKNKKRHMLLYFKGAKHRHRGGVVREKLWDLLVNEPGIIMEEGFPNATGREQSIRGMRTSEFCLHPAGDTPTSCRLFDAIQSLCIPVIVSDNIELPFEGMVDYSEFSVFVAVNDALKPRWLVDYLKRISEKRRNEFRQKMAKVQPMLEYDNGHPGGIGPVPPDGAVNHMWRKVQQKLPMIKETIVRDKRKPAGVSIPLRCHCT, from the exons ATGCCTCCAAAGAGCACAGTTGCCGCCACCTCCACCGCCACTAAAATAACCACTCTCCCATGCTCAATCGCTTCTCTGTTTCTCACTTTTATTCTCGTTTCCCTGATCACCCTTTCCCTTTTCTTGCTATTCTCCAACCCAAGTCCATCTTTTTCGAATCCTGAAAACACTCTTCAAGCCTCCCAAGATCCCCTCAAAGTCTACTTAGCGGACCTTCCTAGATCCCTCAACTACGACCTCCTAGACCAGTATTGGTCGTCCTCTGTACCCGACTCCCGCATTAGCTCTGACCCGGATCACCTCCAGATTCATAGGCACAAAAACTCCAAATTCCCTCCATATCCTGAGAATCCATTGATCAAGCAGTACAGTGCGGAGTACTGGATCACGGGGGACCTGATGACCCCGGAGAATTTGAGGACTCAATCATTTGCGAAAAGGGTAGTTGATGTTAATCAGGCCGATGTCGTTTTTGTACCGTTTTTCGCTACATTGAGTGCGGAGATTGAGCTTGGGAAAGGGAAGGGTACGTTTCGGAAGAAGGAAGGCAATGAGGATTACAAAAGGCAGAAGGAGGTGATTGAGTTTGTGAAGAATTCCGATGCCTGGAAACGGTCTGGTGGTAGAGATCATGTTTTTGTTCTCACAG ACCCTGTTGCAATGTGGCATGTGAGAGCCGAGATAGCGCCCGCGATTCTTCTAGTGGTTGATTTCGGTGGATGGTATAGGCTTGACTCAAAATCATCCAATGGTAGTTCCTCAGATATGATACAACACACTCAAGTTTCATTGGTGAAAGATATAATTGTTCCATACACACATTTGCTTCCTAGATTGCACTTATCAAAGAACAAGAAGCGTCACATGCTTCTTTATTTTAAAGGAGCCAAACATAGGCACCGG GGAGGTGTAGTTCGAGAAAAGTTGTGGGACTTGTTGGTTAATGAACCTGGGATTATTATGGAAGAAGGCTTCCCCAATGCCACTGGGAGAGAGCAATCAATTAGAGGGATGAGAACATCAGAGTTCTGCTTGCACCCAGCCGGGGATACCCCCACTTCTTGTCGACTTTTTGATGCCATCCAAAGTCTCTGTATACCTGTTATTGTCAGTGACAATATTGAACTCCCATTTGAGGGGATGGTGGATTACTCAGAATTCTCAGTTTTTGTGGCAGTTAATGATGCCTTAAAACCAAGATGGCTTGTGGATTATCTTAAAAGAATTTCTGAAAAGCGGAGAAATGAATTTCGCCAAAAAATGGCCAAGGTTCAGCCAATGTTAGAGTATGACAATGGCCATCCTGGCGGTATTGGACCAGTTCCTCCAGATGGTGCAGTGAATCACATGTGGAGAAAGGTCCAGCAAAAATTGCCCATGATTAAGGAAACCATTGTTAGAGATAAGAGAAAACCTGCAGGAGTATCAATTCCCTTGCGGTGCCATTGTACCTGA
- the LOC110655370 gene encoding protein DMP2 produces MENSIRQDLVERYEDSGDYYCLNDDDPDESHYLYLVNAILSGTARLNVLLPTATILAFTIFAPLLTNDGQCTCLNRWLMGIFWALLAASCVFFTFTDSFRTSTGRLVYGVATFRGIWTFSGGRRKPNVPSDYRLRWADLFHSSLSLIAFLAFAGLHTDVVRCYYPAMPRKVINIVPLVIGFVISALFVLFPSKRKGIGYPFLLQRNALYFR; encoded by the coding sequence ATGGAGAATTCTATTAGGCAAGACCTCGTCGAAAGGTACGAGGATAGCGGTGATTATTACTGTCTCAATGATGATGATCCTGATGAATCTCATTACCTATATCTAGTCAATGCAATCCTCAGTGGCACTGCTAGGCTTAATGTTCTCTTGCCAACTGCTACAATCCTTGCCTTCACTATTTTCGCTCCTCTTCTAACCAACGATGGCCAATGCACTTGTTTGAATCGCTGGCTGATGGGTATTTTCTGGGCTCTTCTGGCTGCCTCCTGTGTCTTTTTTACGTTCACGGATAGCTTCCGAACATCAACTGGTAGGTTGGTGTATGGGGTGGCAACATTCAGAGGAATATGGACATTCAGTGGAGGCAGGAGGAAACCGAATGTGCCTTCAGATTATAGGCTGAGATGGGCTGATCTCTTTCATTCTTCACTTTCCTTGATTGCTTTTCTGGCTTTTGCTGGTTTACATACAGATGTTGTGAGATGCTACTATCCAGCAATGCCTAGGAAGGTGATCAACATTGTTCCTCTAGTTATTGGTTTTGTAATCAGTGCGTTGTTCGTGTTGTTTCCCTCCAAGAGAAAAGGGATCGGATACCCTTTCTTGCTGCAGAGGAATGCTTTGTACTTTAGATAA
- the LOC110655293 gene encoding putative 1-phosphatidylinositol-3-phosphate 5-kinase FAB1D — translation MCSMCHYCGAQLPKSEDEKRKPNNENSLKLNGEGHNWSCRFCREKQEQGHLKQDGSSPTSPMISPTTSLSSSDRSVSSCSDLSVDISSYDRASQEEGRVDRAREDVSCGLNGQPHKSSLEASVNGVHRSYEVTENNLEKSHNGSDREIVRDIDIMETANGQETKDNSSQNPVESLNEGNEAFCYGDDEINAQVWDPPEAEDPEDDLEGSVACNDDDDDDECGDGTKWGKPSSLSCCTDEGSGSYRFKEEKQKAMEEVANGKFKAIVRQLLKTASVGTMVKDFESWVDIVSVLSWEAASFLKPDAIDGKGMDPDGYVKVKCIATGSRNESQVVKGLVFKKRAAHKHMPTNYKNPRLLLIRGALGQSLSGLSSFKSMDLEKDNLKSLMDMIEMCHPNVVLVEKSVSRDLQESILAKGITLVYDMKLHRLERVARCTGSPILSSDTLLGQKLKQCDSFHIEKFVEEHAGLGEGGKKPSKTLMFIEGCPTRLGCTILLKGSHSDELKRIKYVVQIAVIMAYHLILETSFLGDWKTMFSTVMLPGARDHDSSILETRDSSIPSVEESIAETGPATVDIPISNGFHAEGSHDMGLEGHSMSYVPYNPVIFSGFSSLSASLKKVIGDSFPLASSVPYQSLANYFGLNIKEANDQSTEEVPVLETLEASNHCDMESKDVSDEEKLLDGGQPQSFSCCKPVDGENDVDNKYQVQNKDGVNSVLDSQSILVLMSSRNALRGTMCEQSHFSHIMFYRNFDFPLGKFLWDKLLNQRRQCTTCGELPEAHFYYYAHHNKQLTIRVRQLLKHLPGEAEGKLWMWSRCGKCKNRNGVRKCTKRVLISTAARCLSFGKFLELSFSQHTSSVRLSGCGHSLERDFLYFFGSGPLAAMFKFSPVTTYTVSLPPQKLEFSHSIRYDGLRREFGNVHLKGRLLFSTIADTLNKLRSQFVGSNLNLRGPLKEFSDIEDMLKQESSEFEASIDNAVCKNGNTNKADYKLLSINRLLWELLLESCIWEQRLHSLLLPDRSLVHTGAIEKAVDNQVKSKMSGTIDGRNEGTEIVLDDRSGELKDMLGNSVEANGFSIKEISVDGLVQESRVQDHLDNSSPFAEDVERLKVDGLSQNRSSSPQISEKPNGSHSGDSSCQADNLALSGDLEVEKAIPIASDTGNSNSVIVSDESRKGTSLHSVSSSLENSSGWFWMPFSEIRQIYMEDLERGFMPKFQSIGSYIQEHISAAYQLISEEGQRLHIPLGIDNYIVRDYDGELSSIIACALAVLKDVPVSLEFFSDDGRKEGGASAKSTDSLHISTGFSTKVSSYWSSNSSSDSDSFHSTSSVSPGESRFSSFDGINLLESLIPPENVSPEVSLGVTKSLGKGKYSVICLYAKQFRDLRSRCCPSEVDYIASLSRCRSWDAKGGKSKSFFAKTLDERFIIKEIKKTEFESFVKFASHYFKYLNESFELGNQTCLAKVLGIYQVIIRQTKSGKEMRHDLMVMENLSFGRNITRQYDLKGALYARYTSAGDGSGDVLLDQNFVNDMNSSPLYVSNKAKRVLERAVWNDTAFLNSINVMDYSLLVGVDTERRELVCGIIDYLRQYTLDKQLETWVKSSLVVPKNVLPTVISPKEYKKRFRKFMSTHFLSVPDNWCLQRSSEPCQLCGISSQSESEKQGGLNGFSE, via the exons ATGTGTAGCATGTGTCACTACTGTGGTGCCCAACTGCCAAAATCAGAGGACGAAAAGAGGAAACCAAATAATGAGAATTCTTTAAAATTAAATGGTGAAGGGCACAATTGGTCTTGTAGATTTTGTCGGGAGAAGCAAGAACAAGGACATTTAAAGCAGGACGGTTCGAGTCCTACATCACCAATGATCAGTCCAACAACTTCGTTGTCCAGTAGCGATAGATCTGTTTCAAGCTGCA GTGATCTGTCGGTTGATATAAGCTCATATGACCG GGCGAGTCAAGAGGAAGGAAGAGTAGACAGAGCTCGGGAGGATGTCAGTTGTGGGCTTAACGGCCAACCGCATAAATCAAGTTTGGAAGCTTCAGTAAATGGAGTACACAGATCATATGAAGTAACAGAAAACAATTTGGAGAAAAGCCATAATGGCAGTGACAGGGAGATTGTGAGAGATATTGATATAATGGAAACTGCTAATGGACAAGAAACAAAAGATAATTCATCTCAGAATCCTGTTGAATCCTTAAATGAAGGAAATGAGGCTTTTTGTTATGGTGATGATGAAATCAATGCACAGGTTTGGGACCCTCCTGAAGCAGAGGATCCGGAAGATGACCTGGAGGGTAGTGTGGCTtgcaatgatgatgatgatgatgatgaatgtGGTGATGGCACAAAATGGGGCAAGCCAAGTTCTTTGAGCTGCTGCACGGATGAAGGGAGTGGGAGCTACAGGttcaaagaagaaaaacaaaaagcAATGGAGGAGGTTGCAAATGGGAAGTTTAAGGCCATCGTCAGGCAACTTCTTAAAACTGCAAGTGTTGGCACCATGGTGAAAGATTTTGAAAGTTGGGTGGATATAGTTAGCGTTTTATCATGGGAAGCTGCTTCATTTTTGAAACCTGATGCAATTGATGGGAAAGGAATGGATCCAGATGGCTATGTGAAAGTGAAATGCATTGCAACAGGCTCACGTAATGAAAG TCAAGTAGTTAAGGGCTTAGTCTTCAAAAAGCGTGCTGCTCACAAGCACATGCCAACTAATTACAAGAACCCAAGGTTGTTGCTGATCCGGGGAGCGCTTGGTCAGTCTTTAAGTGGCTTATCATCATTTAAATCAATGGATCTG GAAAAGGATAATCTGAAATCGCTTATGGACATGATAGAAATGTGCCATCCAAATGTGGTTTTAGTAGAAAAGTCTGTCTCTCGTGATCTTCAGGAGTCTATACTTGCTAAAGGAATCACATTGGTGTATGATATGAAGTTACATCGCCTAGAAAGAGTTGCTCGTTGTACTGGTTCACCAATTTTATCATCTGATACTTTGCTGGGTCAAAAGTTAAAGCAGTGTGACTCCTTTCATATTGAAAAGTTTGTGGAGGAACATGCTGGGTTGGGTGAAGGGGGAAAGAAACCAAGTAAGACGTTGATGTTCATTGAGGGCTGTCCTACACGCCTGGGTTGTACT ATTTTGCTAAAAGGAAGTCAtagtgatgaattgaagaggatcAAATATGTGGTGCAGATTGCAGTCATCATGGCATATCATTTGATTCTTGAGACTTCATTTCTTGGTGATTGGAAAACCATGTTCTCAACTGTAATGTTACCTGGGGCAAGGGATCACGACTCATCTATTTTAGAAACCAGAGATTCAAGCATTCCTTCTGTTGAGGAGTCTATTGCTGAAACTGGGCCAGCTACAGTTGATATTCCCATTTCTAATGGATTCCATGCAGAAGGTTCCCATGACATGGGATTGGAAGGCCATTCCATGTCTTATGTGCCATATAATCCTGTCATTTTTTCTGGGTTCTCCTCTCTTTCAGCATCTCTTAAGAAAGTTATAGGGGACAGTTTCCCTCTTGCCTCCTCTGTGCCATATCAGTCCCTGGCTAATTACTTTGGTTTGAATATAAAAGAAGCTAATGATCAAAGCACAGAAGAGGTACCGGTTTTGGAAACTTTGGAAGCTTCTAACCATTGTGATATGGAATCTAAAGATGTTTCTGATGAAGAGAAATTACTTGATGGTGGACAGCCTCAGTCTTTCAGTTGCTGTAAACCCGTTGACGGAGAAAATGATGTTGACAATAAATACCAAGTTCAGAATAAGGATGGTGTCAATTCTGTGTTGGATTCTCAGAGTATTTTGGTTTTGATGTCAAGTCGGAATGCCTTAAGGGGGACTATGTGTGAGCAAAGCCATTTTTCTCATATTATGTTCTACAGGAATTTTGACTTTCCTCTGGGGAAGTTTCTTTGGGATAAGTTGCTCAATCAg AGACGCCAGTGCACCACTTGTGGTGAATTGCCAGAAGCTCACTTCTACTATTATGCACATCATAATAAGCAGCTTACAATACGAGTTAGACAGCTTCTGAAGCATTTGCCTGGAGAAGCGGAAGGAAAACTTTGGATGTGGAGTCGCTGTGGTAAATGTAAAAATCGGAATGGAGTAAGAAAATGTACAAAAAGAGTCTTGATTTCCACTGCTGCACGATGTCTGTCCTTTGGAAAATTCTTGGAGCTCAGCTTTTCTCAGCACACTTCATCTGTTAGATTGTCTGGCTGTGGCCATTCTTTGGAGAGAGACTTCCTCTACTTCTTTGG ATCAGGCCCACTGGCAGCAATGTTCAAATTCTCTCCAGTTACAACTTACACTGTGTCTCTCCCACCTCAGAAGCTGGAGTTCAGCCATTCAATTAGATATGATGGGCTCAGGCGAGAATTTGGAAAT GTGCATTTGAAGGGGAGGTTACTTTTTAGCACAATTGCAGACACTTTGAACAAGTTAAGATCTCAATTTGTAGGCTCTAATCTGAACCTTCGTGGGCCATTAAAAGAATTTTCTGATATTGAAGACATGTTGAAGCAGGAAAGTTCTGAGTTCGAG GCTAGCATTGACAATGCTGTTTGTAAGAATGGAAATACAAACAAGGCTGATTACAAGCTTCTTAGCATAAATCGATTGTTATGGGAACTTCTTCTGGAATCGTGCATTTGGGAACAGCGGCTGCATTCACTGCTCTTACCTGATCGTTCTTTGGTTCACACTGGTGCTATTGAGAAAGCAGTGGACAACCAAGTGAAGTCAAAGATGAGTGGCACCATTGATGGAAGAAATGAAGGGACTGAAATTGTTTTGGATGACAGAAGTGGTGAGTTGAAAGATATGTTGGGTAATTCTGTTGAAGCAAATGGATTTTCAATAAaggaaatttcagtggatggtcTTGTTCAAGAGTCTAGAGTACAAGATCATCTTGATAACTCATCTCCTTTTGCTGAAGATGTTGAGAGGTTAAAAGTGGATGGTTTAAGCCAGAACAGATCATCCAGCCCTCAGATATCTGAGAAACCTAATGGTTCTCATTCTGGTGATAGTAGTTGCCAAGCAGACAATTTAGCTTTGTCTGGGGATTTAGAAGTGGAAAAGGCCATTCCAATTGCCTCAGATACTGGAAATAGTAACTCTGTTATCGTATCAGATGAATCTAGAAAGGGTACATCTCTGCATTCAGTATCATCCAGTTTAGAAAACTCTAGTGGATGGTTCTGGATGCCATTTTCAGAAATCCGCCAGATATACATGGAGGATCTTGAGAGAGGTTTCATGCCTAAATTTCAGTCAATCGGTAGCTATATACAAGAACACATATCTGCAGCCTACCAACTAATCAGCGAGGAAGGACAAAGGTTGCACATCCCTCTTGGAATTGATAATTATATTGTGAGAGACTATGATGGTGAACTATCTAGTATAATTGCATGTGCTTTGGCAGTTCTGAAAGATGTACCTGTTTCACTGGAGTTTTTTAGTGATGATGGTCGGAAAGAGGGTGGCGCGTCTGCTAAATCAACTGATAGTTTACATATCTCGACTGGATTTTCCACCAAAGTTTCTTCATATTGGTCTTCGAATAGTTCTTCTGATTCAGATTCATTCCATTCTACATCAAGTGTTTCTCCAGGAGAGTCACGCTTCTCTAGCTTTGATGGGATCAATTTGTTGGAGTCTCTGATTCCTCCTGAGAATGTTAGCCCTGAAGTCTCTCTCGGGGTTACAAAGTCACTTGGAAAGGGTAAATATTCAGTAATTTGTTTATATGCGAAGCAGTTTCGTGATCTGCGGAGTCGGTGCTGCCCATCAGAGGTAGATTATATTGCTTCTCTTAGTCGTTGTAGGAGCTGGGATGCTAAAGGTGGAAAGAGCAAATCCTTTTTTGCTAAAACACTTGATGAGAGGTTCATAATAAAGGAAATCAAGAAGACAGAATTTGAGTCATTTGTTAAGTTTGCTTCTCATTATTTCAAGTACCTGAATGAGTCATTTGAGTTGGGGAACCAAACTTGTCTAGCTAAAGTTCTTGGGATTTATCAG GTGATCATCAGACAGACAAAAAGTGGAAAAGAGATGAGGCATGATCTGATGGTTATGGAGAATCTGTCCTTTGGTCGAAATATCACTCGTCAGTATGATCTTAAAGGTGCTCTGTATGCTCGATACACTTCAGCTGGTGATGGTTCAGGAGATGTTCTATTAGATCAGAACTTCGTCAATGATATGAATTCCTCTCCACTATATGTTAGTAACAAAGCAAAGCGTGTCCTGGAACGTGCTGTTTGGAATGATACAGCTTTCCTTAAT TCAATCAATGTAATGGATTATTCGTTACTTGTTGGGGTAGATACCGAACGACGAGAGCTTGTATGTGGGATCATCGATTATCTTAGGCAGTACACGTTGGACAAGCAACTGGAAACGTGGGTGAAGTCTTCCCTTGTTGTTCCGAAGAATGTGTTGCCGACCGTCATCTCTCCAAAAGAGTACAAGAAAAGGTTCAGAAAGTTCATGTCTACACATTTCTTGAGTGTCCCAGATAATTGGTGCTTGCAGAGATCCTCTGAACCTTGTCAACTTTGTGGCATCTCTTCTCAATCAGAGTCTGAAAAGCAAGGAGGATTAAATGGGTTTTCTGAGTAG